In the Natrinema sp. CBA1119 genome, GAACGCGCCGAGTGCACCCTGCACCTCGTAGAAGTTCTGGATCCCGCCGGTGAACCCGGCGAAGTTGAACGGTAAGGCACCGCTGACACCGATGACCGGCAACAGGAGTGCGAGTCCCATTTTTCCGAGGAAGGTGTCGGTGACGCCGCCGAAGCGCGTCTCGCCGTCCCCGCCGAGCAGCCCCAGATACTCGCCGGCGGGATAGAGCTGGACGCCGATGTCGCTGACGTCGACGCCGGACGTTCCTGGATACGGTTGAATCCCGAGGAATCCGCTCTCGGAGCGCGGGTTCTCGTCGAGCGTGACGGTGTGCGTCTGTCGGTCGTCACCGATGTAGCCCGTCACCTCGACCTGCTGGCCGGGCTCGGTGTCCGCCAGCAGGGGAGCGAGATCCTCGTAGCTGTGCACCCGCTCGCCGTCAAAGCGGGTGATGACGAACGTCTCGTCGGTCGGGCCGGCTTCGGCCTCGAGCGGCTCATCCTCGGCGATCGAGACCGCAGCGCCGATCGTCACCGCTCGTTCGACACCCTCCTCGCTGTCCGCGGGTTCGATCGTGAGAGCGACTCGTTCGTCGTCGCCGACGGCGTCGAAGAAGCCGCGCTCGGTCGCCACCGTCTGCCCGTTGACGGCGCGAATCTCGTCACCGGCGGAGAGCCCCGTCGGGCCGTCGTCCATCGCCGCGGTCACGATCAGCGATCTGTCGACCGTCACGGTCTCCTCGCCGTCGAGTTCGACGGCGACCTGCTCACCGTCGACGGCCTCGAGCCGATCCGCGAGGTCGTCGTTACCCTCGACCGCGGTGCCGTTGATCGCCGTGATTCGGTCGTTGGGTTCGATGCCGGCATCGGCCGCGGGGGAGTCCTGCGCCACACCGCCGACGGCGGCTCCGGGTGCGACGCCGATCGCGCCGACGACCGGGCCGAAGAGGAGCGCGAAGGCGAGGATCGTGATCGCGAAGTTGTTCGTCACGCCGGCGGCAAACATCCGCGTCTGCCCGCCGCGGGACGCGGATTTACTGCTCTCCTGATCGGGCTCGACGAACGCGCCGACGGGAAGGACGGCGAGCATCGCGATCCCCATCGAGTCGATGTCGATGTCTTCGACGCGACAAAGCAGGCCGTGACCGCCCTCGTGGACGACGAGTCCGACGAGCAGTCCGACGACGATTCCGGGCGTCGCCGCCAGCGGCAGGAAGTCGTTAACCCCAGGGATGACGAGGACGTTGCGCGGCTGTCGAACCGCGGAGTTCGCCATCTGCGGCGTCGAAAGCGAGGAAATCGCCGCCTGAATGAGGAACGCGAACATGGCCACCATCACGACCAGTGCGATGCCGACGCCGATGTTCGACCACGCGCGCCAGAACCGTTTCGGACGGGCGAGCCGGTCGAGGAGCACCCGGCCGCGTTTGGTGTGGAAGGTGAGAATCGGCCCTTGCGTGCCGATGTAGTCGGGGAGATAGCCGCCGTTTCGGAGTCCGACGACCGCGAGCCAGTAGAGCAGGAGACCGAACAGAACCCATGTCAGGAGTTCCGATCCGTAGATTGCGGGGGGCGAAACGAAGGCGAAGAGACCGTGATCCATCGATAGTATCTCCGGGCGGCGGTCTCAAATGGCTTTTGTCTATCGACCCAACGCTCCGGGTCGATTCACCGCTCCCGGCGGAGCCGGCCGACGACGAACTCCCGGTCGACCTTCGCGAGGAAGGAGCCGAGCTTCGGCCCCTGCTCCTCGTCGAAGAACAGCCGGTAGCCCGCCGCGAAGAAGTCGCCGACGTCGATGTCGTGGCGTCGCGCGGTCTCGTAGATCTCGCCCTGGATTTCCTCAGGATCGTGGCCCGCCTCGATGAAGTCGGCCAGTTCCGCGAGCGCGGCCTCGGTGTCCGCGTCGAACTCGTGGTCCGGGATCTCACTGCGCTTGAGCTCGTAATCGAACTCGTTGCCCGTCCGGCGCGCCCAGTTGCGGGCCTGCTCAACGCGCTCGAGCGCCCTGTCGACTGCCCACTCGGGCGCGTCGTCGGGAATATGACCCTCGCGACGGGCAATTTCCTCGCGCAGGTCGGGATCGTCGGTCATCCCGAGCACCGCGGCGAAGGTGTAGGGGAGCCGGATTCGGTCTTCTCGTGGATTATCGACTACAAACGGGTAGACGCGCTCGGCGAACGCTCGCTCGTCCTCGCTGCCTTCGATCTCGCCGAAGTAGATCGCCTCGAGCCGGTCGAACTCGTCGACCAGCTGATCCAGCCGTTCGATGCTGAAGTCTCGAGCCTTCGCGGGGTCCTTCGCGAAGAAGTAGCGCAGGACCTCGGGCTCGAGCAATTCGAGCACGTCCGAGACGAGAATCACGTTCCCTTCCGACGAGGAGAAGGGCTCGCCCTCGAGGGTGAACCACTCGTAGACCATCGGGACCGGCGGCTCGATCTCGAGGACGTTGCGCGCGACGTCCTGTCCGCTGGGCCAGGAGCCCTCGGCGTGGTCCTTGCCGAAGGGCTCGAAATCGACGCCGAGGATTTGCCACTGGGCGGGCCACTCGAAGCGCCAGGGGAGTTTGCCCTCGCGCAGCGTTGCCGTGCCCTCGTGACCGCAGCCGTCGATCGTCTGGTTGCCCGCGTCCATGTCGGTACAGCGGTAGTCGACGGTCGGCGTGCCGCCCGTCTCGCGGGTCGCTTCGCTCCCCGCTCGACTATTCGAGGCGCGTTGCGCCTCGCCATCCAGATCGACGCTCGTCACCGTCTCGGTGATCTTGCCACACTCCTCGCAGATCGGGTTGAACGGGACGTAGTCGCCGTT is a window encoding:
- a CDS encoding site-2 protease family protein, encoding MDHGLFAFVSPPAIYGSELLTWVLFGLLLYWLAVVGLRNGGYLPDYIGTQGPILTFHTKRGRVLLDRLARPKRFWRAWSNIGVGIALVVMVAMFAFLIQAAISSLSTPQMANSAVRQPRNVLVIPGVNDFLPLAATPGIVVGLLVGLVVHEGGHGLLCRVEDIDIDSMGIAMLAVLPVGAFVEPDQESSKSASRGGQTRMFAAGVTNNFAITILAFALLFGPVVGAIGVAPGAAVGGVAQDSPAADAGIEPNDRITAINGTAVEGNDDLADRLEAVDGEQVAVELDGEETVTVDRSLIVTAAMDDGPTGLSAGDEIRAVNGQTVATERGFFDAVGDDERVALTIEPADSEEGVERAVTIGAAVSIAEDEPLEAEAGPTDETFVITRFDGERVHSYEDLAPLLADTEPGQQVEVTGYIGDDRQTHTVTLDENPRSESGFLGIQPYPGTSGVDVSDIGVQLYPAGEYLGLLGGDGETRFGGVTDTFLGKMGLALLLPVIGVSGALPFNFAGFTGGIQNFYEVQGALGAFGDGSVFLLANLLFWTGWINVQLGFFNCVPAFPLDGGHILRTSTEAIVSRLPIINPTRGMVRLVTTTVGVTMLVSFLMMLFGPQLFSG
- the lysS gene encoding lysine--tRNA ligase, whose product is MSSDGDADGDTIDAPESDAISPYTLQREEASETRHAFWADTVADRVEERVADQREATDKASGEERPASRNPEEPIVVKGGISPSGVPHLGNVNEIMRGYFVAEVLRDRGHEVRQVFTADDRDPLRKLPRTLCDLEGNLVDLGEVDAGALGRNLGAPYTDIPDPFGCCDSYGDHFATIIQNSADAVDVPIELVSNTELYESGEFEDVTRFVLEHRERAREVLSKYQDKVDANGDYVPFNPICEECGKITETVTSVDLDGEAQRASNSRAGSEATRETGGTPTVDYRCTDMDAGNQTIDGCGHEGTATLREGKLPWRFEWPAQWQILGVDFEPFGKDHAEGSWPSGQDVARNVLEIEPPVPMVYEWFTLEGEPFSSSEGNVILVSDVLELLEPEVLRYFFAKDPAKARDFSIERLDQLVDEFDRLEAIYFGEIEGSEDERAFAERVYPFVVDNPREDRIRLPYTFAAVLGMTDDPDLREEIARREGHIPDDAPEWAVDRALERVEQARNWARRTGNEFDYELKRSEIPDHEFDADTEAALAELADFIEAGHDPEEIQGEIYETARRHDIDVGDFFAAGYRLFFDEEQGPKLGSFLAKVDREFVVGRLRRER